A single window of Malus sylvestris chromosome 5, drMalSylv7.2, whole genome shotgun sequence DNA harbors:
- the LOC126621011 gene encoding uncharacterized protein LOC126621011, translating to MIYGWCGLRWTTQKRDLSLPLPPVALFVSLPLDLAHTHTQICTDHNQNPSKLDGSRQIREIQAYSKLSEVLRKLGDVRLKDLDFGIVGFEVGRIFGFCSVRRIPRTTAFKDATGVTTRRLTSSNLAVGGSRGLFRPSNRLSTCRTHLRVMYFNLVLLDCT from the exons ATGATTTATGGTTGGTGTGGATTAAGGTGGACCACACAGAAAAGggacctctctctccctctccctcccgTAGCACTCTTTGTCTCTCTACCTCTCGACctcgcacacacacacacccaaataTGTACGGACCACAACCAAAACCCTTCAAAACTTGACGGATCGAGGCAAATAAG ggaaatTCAAGCTTATAgcaagcttagtgaggtcctaaggaagctcggggacgttcgtttgaaggatttggacttCGGGATCGTGGGTTTCGAAGTTGGCCGAATCTTTGGATTTTGCTCA gtgagacgtatcccgaggacgaccGCATTCAAGGacgccacgggggttacgacccgtcgacttacca gttctaatttagcggttggtggctctcgaggtctttttcggcCTTCTAACAGACTTtcgacatgtaggactcacctgagggtgatgtattttaatttagtcctacttgactgcacttaa